One Bacteroidales bacterium genomic window, TCATTGATTTTTCATATCTTCGTTACTTCAACGGCATTTTTATTTCATTATAATATTAAAACTATAAGCCATGAAAGTAATCGGATTAATCGGTGGTATGACATGGAAATCAACTTCTGTATATTATCAATTATTAAATGAAATCACCAACGAAAAGTTAGGAGGCAGGCATTCTTGCGAATGCATTTTATATTCTGTTGATTTTGATGAAATTGAAAGATTACAACATAGAGGTGATTGGCAACAATTAGCCGATATTATGTCTAAAGCAGCCGGGAAATTAGAAAAAGCAGGTGCAGATATGATTGTCATTTGTGCAAATACAATGCATAAAACTGCTGATGAAATTGAAGACAGAGTTAATATTCCCGTTGTTCATATAGCTGATGCTGTAGCTGTTGAAGTTAAGGAGCAAAACTTACAAAAGATCGGGCTTATAGGAACAAAATTTATAATGGAGCATGATTTTTACAAAAACAGAATAAAAAAAACATTTGATATTGATGTTATTTCTCCCAAAGGAAGAGATATGATCACAATTCACAGAATAATATTTGATGAATTAATCTACGGAACAGTAAAAGAAGAATCAAAAAAAAGATACTTGGAAATTATCAATAAGTTAACAGAAAGAGGTGCAGAAGGAATTATTCTCGGATGTACCGAAATATCAATATTGTTAAATCAATCAGATATCAATATACCAATTTTTGATACAATTCGAATTCATGTTGAAAAAGCAGTTGAATTTGCAATAGCATAACACCGAAGACGGCAGGTTTAAAAAAAATATTGCACAAAGATGACACAGAATAACACAGAAAAAATTTGATTTATTTTTCCGAGTTTATATTTCCGTCAATTCCGTATAAATTTTTTATAAATTCCTTTAAAACTATTTCATGAAAAATATCTCAACTTATTTATTGGCTTTATTAATGATATTAATAAATTTAAATTGTGATAATAACAAAGCGAAAGAAACCGGTGAAGAAGATAAAATATTATCCGAATTTGTACCTCAATGGGCAAAATCTGCCGTTTGGTACCAAATTTTCCCTGAACGTTTCCGAAACGGTGATCAGTCAAATGATCCCAAAGTTGAAGATATCATTGGTGCTGATCCTCAAGAACCGCCTAAACAATGGAAAATACATTCGTGGGGAAGTGATTGGTATAAACTGAAGAACTATGAAAAAGTAAACGGTGAACCGGAACTTTGGAAACATCTTCTCAGAAGACGATACGGTGGTGATCTGCAAGGTATTATTGACAAACTTGATTATATAAAAGACATCGGGATCAATGCCGTTTATCTTAATCCGGTGTTTGATGCTCCTTCTCTTCATAAATACGACGGAGCAAGTTATCATCATATTGACCCTAACTTCGGCCCCGATCCCGGTGGCGACAGAGAATTGATGAAACTTGAAGATCCGCTTGATCCCGAAACTTGGGTGTGGACAAAAGCCGATGAACTGGTTTTAAAACTTATTGATGAAGCACATAAAAGAAACATCAGGATAATTTTCGACGGTGTCTTTAATCATATGGGAATCAACAGTTTTGCATTTAAAGACCTTATGAAAAATCAACAAGCATCTCCTTATAAAGAATGGTTCATCATCAAATCTTGGAATGATTCAAACCAAAATACTGAATTTGACTATGAGGGTTGGTTTGGAGTTAAATCACTACCGGAATTGAAAGAAGACAGTTTAGGAATCGTAAAAGGACCGAATGATTACATCTTCAATGCCACAGAACGTTGGATGAATCCAAAAGGTATGGGAATACAATACGGTATTGACGGTTGGAGATTGGATGTTGCTTTTTGTGTCAATCACGAATTTTGGAAACGATGGCGAAAGCATGTCCGTTCAATAAACCCGGAAGCATACCTTACAGCAGAAATTGTAGATACTCCCGATAAAGTGAAACCTTATATGCAAGGCGATGAGTTTGACGGTGAAATGAACTACAACTTTGCTTTTACTTGTGCGGAATTCTTTTTTAATCCGGACAGCATGCGTATTACTGCTGAAGAATTCGATATTAAATTGAAAGAATTACGCGAACTCTATCCTGCAGGTGTTGCTTATGTTTGTCAAAATTTATTCGGAAGTCATGATTCCAATCGTATAGGTTCTCACATTGTGAACAGGGGAATATGGAATTTCAGAGATTGGGGCAACTATTTCGGAAAATCTCAAGCCGCAAACAATTCCGATTATAAAGTTCGAAAACCTAATAAAGAAGAACTGCATCTTCAAAAGTTTTTTGTTATAATGCAAATGACATATGTAGGTGCTCCGATGATCTTTTACGGAGATGAAATCGGTATGTGGGGAGCCAATGACCCGGATTGTCGTAAACCTATGATTTGGGAAGATACAGAATACGAAGATGAAGTTTTCAATCCTGACGGCAGTAAAAGAAAATCTGACAAAGTATCTCAAAATAAGGATTTGCTTGCTCATTACAAAAAGTTGATTTCTGTAAGAAACGATCACAAAGCCATACAGTTGGGAACTTATAAAACACTTACGGCCGATAATGAAAAAGACGTTTTTATATTTGAGCGAAAGTATAAGGATGAAATAATTATTGTTGTTTTAAATAATTCTGAAAACAAACAAACAATTGAAGTTCCTGTATTATTTAAAAAATCCTGTTCCGATTTACTGAATGATAAAAAATACACATCGAAAAACAAAAGTATTACAATTGAACTTGAAAGAAAATGGGGATCAATTTTGAAAGTTTGTAAATAAAAATCAGTTTCTGTAACTTGTCAGATAACTTGCTCATATACAATAACTTTAGATTACGATTACAATTAATTCACAGTATGGCTGTCAGGCTTTTATAATCTTTCTTTGAATTTCTGATTAAAAAATGATAAAACTTAAAACATCAAAATAAGAAAAATATGTATATTGTACCGAAATTTTAAAAAACTTTCAATTTTATGCTGTTTAAGAAATTTGATGAGAAAACCGGTATTTTGAGTATAAAAGCAAGAGGTAATATTGATTTTTGGGAGCTTCTTGATCTGTATAAAACCATTGAAACAAATAATGAATATCCGAGAAAATTAAAGATCATTATAGATACTTCAAAATCAAAATTTGATTTTCCTGTTAAATATAATGAAGATATTTCTAAAGCAATTAATACTGTTGCTAAAAAATATGATATCATCAAAGAAGCTGTAGTTGTTGATAAGTATTATGAAACTTCTGTTGCATTGATGTTTGACGATAAATTTGTTTATGATAATTTAAGTTTTAAAATCTTCACAGATATGAAAGCAGCTCAAAAATGGTTGAATTTTTAACCTGCATTATGCACGCATTAAAATTTTGTTGTAATTGAGGCGTCAAACCTTGAAGCTGTATATTAATACTGCGAAAGGTTTGCAACGAAAAGTACAGCAAAATTATAATGTGCCTTTGGTAAAAATTTTAAAATTCAGTTTTTATAAAAAAATTATAAAAGTGTGATAATCTGCAAAATAAATGATTTTTTTAAATTTTTATGAATAATGCAGGTTAAAGCTTTAAAACTTTATTGTATGAAAATAAAACAATTGTTTTCAATAAGTATAGTTTTTATTCTCTTTAGTCCGCCGGCATATACTCAAAATAATATTTCTGAACCTTATAATATCAAAGATTATTTTTTGCTGATACCGGAAAATATTTTAAATATCAGCCTAAAAGAAAGAAAAGAAATACTGAAAAAGAAAACTTTCCGAGAAATCCTTGAAGCCGGAGATTATTATCAATTAGATACTTTGGATTTGAAAAACGGATATGTTGAATTTCAAACCGTTGGTGACGGTGAGGGGAATATGTTTGAAATGACATACTATAAATTAGATAATGATGAAAGAATAATTGCACTTAATATAATTAGTTGGGGTATGTGTTGTGAAGATTCTAAATTGCGATTTTACAAAATTAAAAGCAAGGAATGGATAGAAATAACACAATCAGTGTTACCAATAATTAGTTTAAGTGATTTTTATATTGAAGATAAAATTACAGAATCTGCAAAAAGCGAACTGTTTCTTCGATATTATTTGCCGCAAAAAGGAAAAAATATAAAAGTGAAATTGGCAGATACTTTCTTTGAATACATGAATGAAAGAGATCATAAAAAATTGTTTTATGCAGAAAGAATTGAAGAAATCAGACTAATTTGGAACAACGGAACATTTATAAAAAAGCAGTAGTATATAAATTTTTATTCTGTTTTTTTAAGAAGCATTAAATTAACAAATACATGCAACTTTTAGATTTAGGGATTTGAAATAATTTTTTCAAAACAAGGAAGCAGAAAGGCATTAGATATTTTACGCAGGTTTTACATTAACAAGATTTTCAGATAAAATCAGTTGAAAAGAATTGTAAAACACAAAAAAAGGAGGATATTATGAACAAATTAAAAGGAACAAAAACAGAACAAAATCTTTTAAAAGCATTTGCCGGAGAATCACAGGCAAGGATGCGCTATGATTACTTTGCAAAACAAGCAAAAAAAGAAGGCTATGAGCAAATTTCGGCAATATTTGCCGAGACAGCTTTAAATGAAAAAGAACATGCAAAAAGATTTTTCAAATTTATGGAAGGAAGACCGGTTGAAATTACTGCCGTTTATCCTGCCGGAAAAATTGGAACAACAAAAGAAAACCTGAAAGCATCTGCTTTAGGAGAAAATGAAGAATGGACAGAACTTTATCCTGAATTTGCAAAAATTGCTGATAAAGAAGGATTTAAAGAAATAGCAAAAGCTTTCAGAATGATTGCCAAAGTAGAGAAAGCGCATGAAGAGAGGTTTACTAAATTGGTTACTAATCTTGAAGAAGGAAAAGTTTATGAGAGAAACAGTAAAATTATTTGGAAATGTCGTAATTGCGGATATTTACACGAAAGGACTAAGGCTCCTGAATTATGTCCTGCGTGCTTGCATCCTCAATCATATTTCGAAATAAAAGAAAATATAAAATCTTAAATTTTTGGTATGAAGAAATTCCAAAGTTTATCATCCGGCGGATTTGCAGTTATAATAACAGTTTCCTTTTTTACGGGATGAATAAATTCTATTTTGCGGGCATGTAAATGAATACCTCCGCCCGGATTAGAACGCGGAAAACCATATTTTAAATCTCCCTTGATTAAACAACCGATTTTTGCTAATTGTGCCCTGATTTGATGGTGTCTGCCGGTATGAAGTTTAATTTTAAGTAAGAAGTATTTTTCGGAGTTGCCTTTAAGTTCATAGCTTAAAACAGCTTTTTTTGAATTCGGAATTTCATTATCATTTGCGTAAGATTTATTTTGTTTTCTGTTTCTTACCAAATAATGAGTAATTGTATCTTTAATTTTGGGTGCTTGGTTATTTACAACTGCCGAATATGTTTTTTGAATTTTATTTTCCGCAAATAATTTATTTATCCTTGTCAGAGCTTTACTTGTTTTTGCAAATATAACTATTCCGCTTACAGGACGAT contains:
- a CDS encoding glycoside hydrolase family 13 protein, producing the protein MKNISTYLLALLMILINLNCDNNKAKETGEEDKILSEFVPQWAKSAVWYQIFPERFRNGDQSNDPKVEDIIGADPQEPPKQWKIHSWGSDWYKLKNYEKVNGEPELWKHLLRRRYGGDLQGIIDKLDYIKDIGINAVYLNPVFDAPSLHKYDGASYHHIDPNFGPDPGGDRELMKLEDPLDPETWVWTKADELVLKLIDEAHKRNIRIIFDGVFNHMGINSFAFKDLMKNQQASPYKEWFIIKSWNDSNQNTEFDYEGWFGVKSLPELKEDSLGIVKGPNDYIFNATERWMNPKGMGIQYGIDGWRLDVAFCVNHEFWKRWRKHVRSINPEAYLTAEIVDTPDKVKPYMQGDEFDGEMNYNFAFTCAEFFFNPDSMRITAEEFDIKLKELRELYPAGVAYVCQNLFGSHDSNRIGSHIVNRGIWNFRDWGNYFGKSQAANNSDYKVRKPNKEELHLQKFFVIMQMTYVGAPMIFYGDEIGMWGANDPDCRKPMIWEDTEYEDEVFNPDGSKRKSDKVSQNKDLLAHYKKLISVRNDHKAIQLGTYKTLTADNEKDVFIFERKYKDEIIIVVLNNSENKQTIEVPVLFKKSCSDLLNDKKYTSKNKSITIELERKWGSILKVCK
- a CDS encoding rubrerythrin family protein — encoded protein: MNKLKGTKTEQNLLKAFAGESQARMRYDYFAKQAKKEGYEQISAIFAETALNEKEHAKRFFKFMEGRPVEITAVYPAGKIGTTKENLKASALGENEEWTELYPEFAKIADKEGFKEIAKAFRMIAKVEKAHEERFTKLVTNLEEGKVYERNSKIIWKCRNCGYLHERTKAPELCPACLHPQSYFEIKENIKS
- a CDS encoding aspartate/glutamate racemase family protein, which translates into the protein MKVIGLIGGMTWKSTSVYYQLLNEITNEKLGGRHSCECILYSVDFDEIERLQHRGDWQQLADIMSKAAGKLEKAGADMIVICANTMHKTADEIEDRVNIPVVHIADAVAVEVKEQNLQKIGLIGTKFIMEHDFYKNRIKKTFDIDVISPKGRDMITIHRIIFDELIYGTVKEESKKRYLEIINKLTERGAEGIILGCTEISILLNQSDINIPIFDTIRIHVEKAVEFAIA
- a CDS encoding RluA family pseudouridine synthase; translation: MPDIVYEDNHLIIVNKKCGDIVQGDKTGDKTLADDVKSYIKKKYKKPGDVFLGITHRLDRPVSGIVIFAKTSKALTRINKLFAENKIQKTYSAVVNNQAPKIKDTITHYLVRNRKQNKSYANDNEIPNSKKAVLSYELKGNSEKYFLLKIKLHTGRHHQIRAQLAKIGCLIKGDLKYGFPRSNPGGGIHLHARKIEFIHPVKKETVIITANPPDDKLWNFFIPKI